The Cyprinus carpio isolate SPL01 chromosome B17, ASM1834038v1, whole genome shotgun sequence genome has a window encoding:
- the LOC109064982 gene encoding transcription factor E2F2-like: protein MMRIPRGISPASGRGAVSGLSCPQKKMFSAMRTDFFNTGLSSPPMNSVPAGYFTQIGNTTAAEQRPNCLYATPHGPEPKPVRTSSGRLPAKRRLDLEEPIYLPDIRTPKGKGNSACARAPSPKTPKSPGERTRYDTSLGLLTKKFVGLLSESADGVLDLNWATEVLEVQKRRIYDITNVLEGVQLIRKKSKNNIQWLVSGVFEGSSSNLEKTSTLKKELSELDRQEKALDDLIQSSSTRLRELTEHKDNQRLGYVTYQDIRTISSLKDQTVIAVKAPSETKLEVPEASEGSLQIYLKSKNGPIEVYLCPEECLEDASPVKNATPRKDYPQTPSATTPSVFPPAKPQPVEGLPLKPQPSMTGTSGSTSLLDVEGILDLPPSLLQITEDQLPGIAFTSDASGPFVNFSPQLSHEDYLWGLEDGEGVSDFFDTYDLGDLLKT from the exons ATGATGCGGATCCCCAGAGGGATTTCTCCAGCTTCTGGAAGAGGCGCAGTATCTGGACTCTCGTgcccacagaaaaaaatgttctcCGCGATGAGGACGGATTTTTTCAACACGGGACTCTCAAGCCCACCGATGAATTCGGTACCGGCTGGATACTTCACTCAGATCGGGAACACGACAGCTGCGGAGCAGAGACCCAACTGTTTGTACGCGACCCCCCACGGGCCGGAGCCTAAGCCGGTGCGGACCTCTTCCGGGCGGCTGCCG GCCAAAAGAAGACTAGATCTAGAAGAGCCCATTTATCTCCCAGATATCCGCACACCAAAAGGGAAAGGAAACTCTGCATGTGCAAGGGCACCAAGCCCCAAAA ctcccAAGTCTCCAGGGGAGCGCACCCGTTATGACACTTCGCTTGGCCTGCTGACCAAGAAATTTGTGGGCTTGCTGAGTGAATCGGCCGATGGGGTTCTGGATCTGAACTGGGCCACAGAAGTTCTGGAGGTTCAGAAGAGACGGATATATGACATCACAAATGTTTTAGAGGGTGTGCAACTCATCCGCAAGAAATCCAAAAACAACATCCAGTGGCT GGTCAGTGGTGTGTTTGAGGGCTCATCCTCCAATTTAGAGAAGACCAGCACTCTGAAGAAAGAGCTTTCTGAGCTGGACAGGCAGGAAAAAGCTCTGGACGACCTCATTCAGTCCAGCTCAACACGGCTACGTGAACTGACAGAGCACAAGGACAACCAAAG ATTAGGATATGTGACCTATCAGGACATTCGTACCATAAGCAGCTTGAAAGATCAGACTGTGATTGCTGTGAAAGCACCATCTGAAACCAAACTGGAAGTtccagaagcatctgag GGCTCGCTGCagatttacttgaaaagcaagaATGGCCCGATTGAGGTGTACTTGTGTCCTGAAGAATGTTTGGAGGATGCTAGTCCCGTCAAGAACGCCACACCCAGAAAAGATTACCCACAAACCCCTAGCGCCACCACACCCTCTGTCTTCCCACCTGCCAAACCCCAGCCAGTCGAAG GTTTGCCTTTAAAGCCTCAGCCATCGATGACTGGCACCAGCGGCAGCACCTCCCTGCTCGATGTGGAGGGGATTCTGGATCTTCCTCCCAGCCTTCTCCAGATCACTGAAGACCAGCTGCCTGGGATTGCATTCACATCCGACGCTTCTGGGCCCTTTGTTAACTTTTCTCCTCAGCTCAGCCACGAAGACTACCTCTGGGGTCTTGAGGATGGAGAAGGCGTATCTGACTTCTTTGACACATACGATCTTGGAGATCTGCTTAAAACATGA